The Manihot esculenta cultivar AM560-2 chromosome 11, M.esculenta_v8, whole genome shotgun sequence genome includes a region encoding these proteins:
- the LOC110625523 gene encoding protein MIZU-KUSSEI 1 gives MASASPSHSLPEHTPLSPNSEPSPPRSPRSPTRPAISLQQPTNKKSPSKSAKLLRRFRAVFRSFPIITPTCKIPVSLDGSRLHDGHIHGGTRMTGTLFGHRKARINLAIQENPRSLPILLLELTIPTGKLLQDMGLGLVRIALECEKKPSEKTKIVDETIWTMYCNGRKSGYGLKREPTDEDLIVMQILHVISMGAGVIPDDETDNSDGELMYMRSNFERVIGSKDSETYYMMNPDVHNGPELTIFFVRI, from the coding sequence ATGGCAAGTGCCTCACCATCCCATTCCTTGCCGGAACACACTCCCTTATCACCCAACTCTGAGCCCTCGCCTCCAAGATCACCACGGTCTCCTACTCGGCCTGCGATCTCCCTCCAACAACCAACCAACAAGAAAAGCCCTTCTAAGTCTGCCAAGCTACTCCGCCGTTTTCGAGCTGTTTTCCGGTCTTTTCCTATCATTACGCCGACTTGCAAGATTCCTGTATCACTCGACGGAAGCCGCCTCCACGACGGGCACATCCATGGTGGGACACGCATGACCGGGACCTTATTTGGCCACCGTAAAGCTAGGATAAACCTTGCCATCCAAGAAAATCCTAGATCTCTTCCTATTTTATTGCTTGAACTCACAATACCCACTGGAAAACTCCTCCAAGATATGGGATTGGGGCTGGTGAGGATTGCCCTGGAATGCGAAAAGAAGCCAAGCGAGAAGACCAAGATCGTAGATGAAACTATATGGACAATGTATTGTAATGGCAGAAAATCAGGATATGGGCTGAAGAGAGAGCCAACAGATGAAGATTTGATTGTAATGCAAATCTTGCATGTGATATCAATGGGGGCTGGGGTGATACCAGACGACGAAACAGATAATTCAGACGGTGAACTGATGTACATGAGATCAAATTTTGAACGTGTAATCGGATCAAAGGATTCAGAGACATATTATATGATGAATCCTGATGTGCACAATGGACCAGAACTAACCATATTCTTTGTCAGAATCTGA